One region of Mucilaginibacter gotjawali genomic DNA includes:
- a CDS encoding O-antigen polymerase, translating to MKNKIILSICIFVMVIVYLFDLIPKNMDESFMMEVLIIDLVSLLSFFFLRKENNRIIKKQYIRISYLFLIGFIIVHFQAYIDLLLGNLTPNNIFLWIDPTTVCKALVVSSTGFVCYLLGYSVNLKAVNVMKDIKPVYLKTMGLNILAFILLILFFATVNKEYLTGNYGAADIGSSAQLFAFIFEANIYAIIIINCRNLILTKQTNISFLQYFIHLRHTAFLLIIYLTAVIFSGDRGPIMYCSLAFVFGYIYVTKYKIAIPSLLVLLFSGMFFITVLGLIRQQDNNIELFDKITNVSSNSLDSYYPSSFSVGTKELAGSVRTVHLAVEKVPATLPHFYGLFFIQDAMLLVPMLKGAFISLFNIPKQFTDSPQFLTWADLGRFPTWGVGSSCIADTFLDFGYTGIIIVFFTFGYLSRKLELVAFSKVFPPIYLVILVFLVFSFSIYISRSTILYSLSKYTYVWLFTYLPFILKGYKKRSIR from the coding sequence ATGAAAAATAAGATCATTCTATCAATATGCATTTTTGTCATGGTGATAGTTTATTTGTTTGATCTCATCCCTAAAAATATGGATGAATCTTTTATGATGGAAGTATTAATCATTGATCTGGTTTCATTACTTTCTTTTTTCTTTTTAAGAAAGGAAAACAACCGCATAATCAAAAAACAATATATACGGATATCTTATTTATTTTTAATCGGCTTCATCATTGTACATTTTCAGGCTTACATTGATTTATTGCTTGGCAACCTAACCCCAAACAACATTTTCCTCTGGATCGACCCAACAACAGTTTGCAAAGCTTTAGTAGTATCCTCTACAGGCTTTGTTTGTTACCTCTTGGGCTATAGTGTGAATTTGAAAGCTGTAAATGTCATGAAAGATATTAAACCTGTCTATTTAAAAACAATGGGGTTAAATATTTTGGCTTTTATTTTATTAATACTCTTTTTCGCAACTGTCAATAAAGAATATTTAACCGGCAATTATGGTGCTGCAGATATCGGAAGCAGCGCGCAACTTTTTGCGTTTATTTTTGAAGCCAATATCTATGCTATAATAATAATTAATTGCAGGAACCTTATTCTGACAAAACAGACTAATATATCATTTTTGCAATATTTTATACATCTAAGACATACGGCATTTCTTCTGATTATTTATTTAACAGCAGTAATATTTAGTGGTGATAGAGGGCCTATCATGTATTGCTCGTTAGCATTTGTATTTGGTTATATTTATGTAACCAAATACAAAATTGCAATACCTAGTTTGCTAGTTCTTTTGTTTTCCGGGATGTTTTTCATTACTGTTTTGGGGTTAATAAGGCAACAGGACAATAATATTGAGCTATTTGATAAAATTACCAACGTTTCAAGTAATAGCCTTGACAGTTATTATCCCAGCTCTTTTTCCGTCGGTACTAAAGAACTCGCTGGTTCAGTAAGGACTGTTCATTTAGCTGTTGAAAAAGTGCCAGCTACTTTGCCTCATTTTTATGGTCTTTTTTTCATACAAGATGCAATGTTGCTAGTACCTATGCTAAAAGGAGCATTTATATCTCTTTTTAATATTCCAAAGCAATTTACTGATTCCCCACAATTTTTAACATGGGCTGATTTGGGCCGGTTTCCAACCTGGGGTGTTGGTTCAAGTTGTATAGCTGATACTTTCCTCGATTTTGGATATACAGGGATAATTATTGTGTTTTTTACTTTTGGATACCTATCAAGAAAACTTGAACTCGTGGCTTTTTCAAAAGTATTTCCTCCAATTTACTTGGTGATCCTTGTTTTCCTTGTGTTTTCATTCAGTATTTACATATCCCGCAGTACCATTTTATATTCATTAAGTAAATATACTTATGTATGGTTATTTACCTATTTACCATTTATTTTAAAGGGATATAAAAAAAGATCAATAAGATGA
- a CDS encoding SDR family oxidoreductase translates to MYETRYHSEDLSQYSFLVTGGAGFIGSNLVEYLLKYGAAKVRILDNFSTGSHANIEEFKSNPSFELLEGDIRDLETCKKAVKGIDFVSQQAALGSVPRSINDPITTNEVNISGFLNMLVAARDAEVKRFVYAASSSTYGDHPGLPKVEDKIGSPLSPYAVTKYVNELYASVFSKNYNFHTIGLRYFNVFGPRQNPNGPYAAVIPLFIETALKGESPFINGDGETSRDFTFVENVVQANIKAMLLGRIDKHEVMNIAFGERTTLNQLWDRIASITGNDIKPKYREERKGDVKHSLADISKALLLIGYKPQVCVLEGLNSAIKWYNDKINISG, encoded by the coding sequence ATGTACGAAACACGTTATCATAGTGAAGATTTGAGCCAATACAGCTTTTTGGTTACTGGTGGAGCAGGGTTTATCGGTTCGAACCTGGTGGAGTATTTATTAAAATACGGCGCCGCAAAGGTTAGAATACTTGACAACTTCTCTACCGGTTCACACGCTAATATTGAAGAATTTAAATCAAACCCGTCCTTTGAATTGCTGGAAGGAGATATACGTGACCTTGAAACCTGTAAAAAAGCAGTTAAGGGAATTGATTTTGTTTCGCAGCAGGCCGCGTTAGGATCGGTGCCCCGGTCTATAAATGATCCGATCACCACAAATGAGGTTAATATATCAGGTTTCTTAAATATGTTAGTCGCTGCACGCGATGCTGAAGTTAAACGCTTTGTGTACGCTGCCAGTTCAAGCACTTACGGTGATCATCCCGGCTTGCCTAAAGTTGAAGATAAAATTGGCAGCCCGCTCTCTCCTTATGCTGTAACCAAGTATGTTAATGAGTTGTATGCATCAGTATTTTCAAAAAACTATAATTTTCATACCATAGGTTTAAGATACTTTAATGTATTTGGCCCCCGCCAAAACCCTAACGGCCCGTATGCTGCTGTAATACCTCTTTTTATTGAAACGGCTTTAAAGGGCGAGTCTCCCTTTATTAACGGTGACGGGGAAACCAGCCGCGATTTTACTTTTGTTGAAAATGTAGTACAGGCAAATATAAAGGCAATGCTGCTTGGACGTATTGACAAGCATGAAGTGATGAATATTGCATTTGGTGAACGTACAACCTTAAACCAATTGTGGGACAGGATAGCCAGCATTACCGGAAACGATATCAAGCCAAAATATAGAGAAGAGCGAAAAGGTGATGTTAAACATAGCCTTGCCGATATAAGCAAAGCGCTACTTTTAATTGGCTATAAGCCTCAAGTTTGTGTTTTAGAGGGACTTAATTCAGCAATAAAATGGTATAATGATAAGATCAATATTTCTGGCTGA
- a CDS encoding glycosyltransferase family 4 protein, giving the protein MKIIFLEMVQDFGGARISTVELAERLSSDHEVLILDTYGSCKPFVNTVNDKKINLNIAMPRQAPFIINGSANKLNNLLNLVKFFPHWIKLRSKVQKIISEFDADQVIINNSKVLSLLFLFRNKKFKTILFARGWFLPDQINFKDRFLYKLLVDKYVCVAEATRQAIFAGKLAALENIYVVHNAINPDELPHAVEEIDNADGSLKILHSGGFLPDKGIHISIEVAKVLKLKGFRFKLIITGLIYKGAASSNYYKHILNLIKEYALDDQVLIIENNPNVIPYFRACDILIHPSSTEGLPRVIMESMALKKPVIANAVGGVTDYILHKFTGLITNFNSVDEYVNYIELLAKDKELYNFLTDNAFKLIKSSFNEDIQKDSFNNIFKTK; this is encoded by the coding sequence ATGAAAATTATTTTTTTAGAAATGGTGCAAGATTTTGGTGGGGCCCGAATCAGTACCGTCGAATTAGCCGAACGTCTTTCCTCCGATCACGAAGTTTTGATCTTAGATACTTATGGCTCCTGTAAACCATTTGTTAATACTGTAAATGACAAAAAAATAAATTTGAACATTGCTATGCCGAGACAGGCGCCGTTTATAATTAACGGATCTGCAAACAAATTAAATAACCTTTTAAACCTGGTAAAATTCTTCCCTCACTGGATTAAATTACGCTCAAAAGTTCAAAAAATCATTAGTGAGTTTGATGCAGACCAGGTTATCATAAATAACTCTAAAGTACTATCACTTCTATTCCTGTTCAGAAATAAAAAATTTAAGACTATCTTATTTGCCCGGGGCTGGTTTCTTCCTGATCAGATTAATTTCAAAGATCGTTTTTTATATAAACTGCTAGTTGATAAATACGTTTGCGTTGCTGAAGCTACGCGACAGGCCATTTTTGCCGGAAAATTAGCTGCGCTGGAAAATATTTATGTGGTGCACAATGCAATAAACCCGGACGAGCTTCCTCACGCTGTCGAAGAAATAGACAATGCAGACGGCTCCCTAAAAATATTACATTCGGGAGGGTTTTTACCTGATAAAGGGATTCACATTTCAATTGAAGTAGCAAAAGTTTTAAAATTAAAGGGGTTTAGATTTAAGCTGATTATCACCGGTTTAATCTATAAAGGTGCAGCCTCGTCAAATTATTACAAACATATTTTAAATTTAATTAAAGAATATGCATTAGACGACCAGGTGCTGATTATTGAAAACAACCCCAACGTGATACCCTATTTCAGAGCCTGTGATATCCTGATTCATCCATCGTCTACCGAAGGGCTACCGCGGGTGATTATGGAAAGTATGGCGCTTAAGAAACCGGTTATTGCAAACGCAGTAGGAGGCGTTACCGATTATATATTACATAAATTCACTGGTTTAATCACAAATTTTAATAGCGTAGATGAATATGTAAACTATATTGAATTATTAGCAAAAGATAAAGAACTGTACAATTTTTTGACGGATAATGCTTTTAAATTAATTAAAAGCTCTTTTAATGAAGATATACAGAAGGATAGTTTTAATAATATTTTCAAAACAAAATAA
- a CDS encoding lipopolysaccharide biosynthesis protein — MSLKRQAFLGVFWTFSQQLSVQAINLGVQILLARILLPQMFGLIAMLQIFLSVGNTLLDGGMASSLIRTENPDQDDYSTVFFINLFCSIGIYGLVFLLAPGIGHFYSQPILSPIVRIYTLSFIIQALVAVQTTKLTKEMNFKLQMYMQIPSVLVGGIVGIALAMQGYGVWSLVWMNLVRSFLFMIQHWFRSNWFPSPRLNKEKLKYHFSFGYKLTLSGLVTSLYYNLYTVVIGKLFSVTQLGFYNQANTLSMFPTANLSTALLKVTYPMFSALQNNNEKLKLVYKRLTLLVFFGVTPIMIILALAADPLFRILLTNKWSPATPYFQVLCISAIIYPYSMFNITIIPAKGRSDIHFKAELIKKGVSTLVLIPLIYFGLWGIISASVFSMIFHGLVNGFYAGKLISYPLKDQLLNIMPIILVGGFAAAACKGLFLLVIHYYISSDSLTILLTSIIYLFFYTGISFLLRLSVLNEIRHIIKGVNFKQFSKNYNTN; from the coding sequence ATGAGTCTTAAAAGGCAAGCTTTTTTAGGTGTATTTTGGACTTTTAGCCAGCAGTTAAGCGTTCAGGCGATTAATTTGGGAGTACAAATTCTTTTAGCAAGAATTTTGCTTCCTCAAATGTTCGGCCTTATTGCTATGCTTCAAATTTTTTTATCTGTCGGCAATACTTTATTAGACGGCGGAATGGCCTCATCGCTTATTCGTACTGAAAACCCCGACCAAGATGACTATTCTACCGTGTTTTTCATAAACCTGTTTTGTAGTATAGGTATTTATGGCCTAGTATTTTTATTGGCTCCTGGTATTGGTCATTTTTATAGCCAGCCAATTCTAAGCCCCATTGTTCGCATATATACACTAAGTTTTATTATTCAGGCCTTAGTAGCTGTGCAAACTACAAAGCTTACGAAGGAAATGAATTTTAAATTGCAAATGTATATGCAAATACCATCTGTTTTAGTAGGTGGGATTGTTGGGATCGCACTTGCAATGCAGGGGTATGGTGTTTGGAGCCTCGTTTGGATGAATTTAGTGCGTTCTTTTCTTTTTATGATCCAGCATTGGTTTCGTTCAAATTGGTTTCCTTCCCCACGGCTTAATAAGGAAAAGTTAAAATATCATTTTTCCTTTGGCTATAAACTTACTTTATCCGGATTAGTTACAAGTTTATATTATAATTTATATACAGTGGTAATAGGTAAGTTATTTTCAGTTACACAATTAGGATTTTATAACCAGGCAAATACATTAAGTATGTTTCCTACGGCAAATTTGTCAACCGCGTTATTAAAGGTTACTTATCCAATGTTTTCGGCCTTGCAAAACAATAATGAAAAACTTAAGCTTGTTTATAAAAGGCTGACTTTACTTGTATTTTTTGGCGTTACCCCTATAATGATAATACTGGCCCTTGCTGCCGATCCTTTATTTCGTATTCTCCTCACAAATAAATGGTCGCCGGCGACCCCTTACTTCCAGGTGCTTTGTATTAGTGCCATAATTTACCCTTATAGCATGTTTAACATTACTATTATTCCGGCAAAAGGCAGGAGTGATATTCATTTTAAAGCGGAGTTAATTAAGAAAGGCGTTTCTACCCTGGTGCTTATCCCTTTAATTTACTTCGGTTTATGGGGAATAATAAGTGCATCAGTTTTTAGTATGATTTTTCACGGGTTGGTAAATGGTTTTTATGCCGGTAAACTTATTAGTTATCCTTTAAAAGATCAGTTGTTAAATATTATGCCGATTATTTTAGTTGGTGGTTTCGCAGCAGCAGCATGTAAAGGCTTATTTTTACTCGTTATTCATTATTACATCAGCTCTGATAGTCTTACCATTTTATTGACTTCAATAATCTATCTTTTCTTTTATACTGGCATTAGCTTTTTATTACGATTATCCGTTTTAAATGAAATCCGGCATATTATCAAAGGGGTAAACTTTAAACAGTTTAGCAAGAATTATAATACAAATTAA